A single Oncorhynchus nerka isolate Pitt River linkage group LG10, Oner_Uvic_2.0, whole genome shotgun sequence DNA region contains:
- the LOC115136321 gene encoding cytochrome P450 26A1-like codes for MGFGALFITCFCTLVLPLLLILAAMKLWEMYVISGSDPTCQSPLPPGTMGLPFLGETLQMVLQRRTFLKMKRQKYGYIYKTHLFGSPTVRIMGSEHVKQILMSEHKLVAAQWPASVRLILGSHALSNAHGALHKSKKKAIIKAFSREAMEQYIPVIREEVRWAVDNWLQSDSCVLMYPEMKRLMFRIAMRILLGFEPEQSKTDELELVEVFEEMIKNLFSLPIDVPFSGLYRGMRARNIIHSKIEQNIKKKLSNIDNNNNYKDALQLLIEDGERKEQRVSMEEIKESATELLFGGHETTASTATSLVMFLGLHANVVRKMRHELQEKHLLGAQSEDKPLSTELLEQLKYTGCVIKETLRINPPVPGGFRVVLKTFELNGYQIPKGWKVIYSICDTHDVLDTLINKEEFQPERFMDKSPDDSSRFGYIPFGGGARTCVGKEFAKVLLKVFLVEVVTRCDWTLLNGPPTMKTGPTVYPVDNLPTKFTKCIQTY; via the exons ATGGGGTTCGGCGCTTTATTCATAACATGTTTTTGCACTCTCGTGCTCCCACTCCTTTTGATCTTGGCGGCGATGAAACTGTGGGAAATGTACGTTATTAGTGGAAGTGATCCAACCTGTCAGAGTCCTCTTCCTCCGGGTACCATGGGACTGCCCTTCCTTGGAGAGACGCTTCAGATGGTCTTGCAG AGAAGAACATTTCTAAAAATGAAACGTCAGAAATATGGATATATTTATAAGACGCATCTCTTTGGGAGTCCAACCGTGAGGATAATGGGTTCAGAACATGTGAAACAGATTCTGATGTCAGAACACAAATTGGTCGCGGCTCAGTGGCCAGCATCAGTGCGACTCATCCTCGGGTCGCACGCCCTCTCCAATGCGCACGGCGCGCTCCACAAGAGCAAGAAAAAG GCGATCATAAAAGCCTTTTCCCGGGAAGCCATGGAACAGTATATTCCTGTGATccgggaggaggtgagatgggcCGTGGATAACTGGCTGCAGAGCGACTCTTGCGTGCTAATGTACCCAGAGATGAAGCGCCTCATGTTCCGCATCGCAATGAGGATCCTGCTTGGCTTCGAGCCCGAGCAATCAAAGACCGACGAGCTGGAATTAGTGGAAGTGTTCGAAGAAATGATAAAGAACCTTTTCTCCCTACCAATCGATGTTCCTTTCAGCGGCTTGTATCGG GGTATGAGAGCGCGCAACATCATCCACTCAAAAATAGAGCAAAACATAAAAAAGAAGCTTTCCAATATTGATAACAACAACAATTATAAGGATGCGCTGCAATTATTGATTGAGGACGGTGAGAGGAAGGAGCAGCGAGTAAGCATGGAG GAGATAAAAGAATCTGCCACAGAATTACTATTCGGTGGCCACGAGACGACAGCGAGCACTGCGACCTCTCTGGTGATGTTTCTCGGGCTGCATGCGAATGTCGTGCGTAAAATGCGCCATGAGCTTCAGGAGAAG CATTTGTTGGGAGCCCAATCAGAGGACAAACCCCTGAGTACTGAGTTGTTGGAGCAGTTGAAGTACACCGGCTGTGTCATTAAGGAAACTCTCCGGATCAACCCTCCTGTCCCTGGTGGCTTCCGTGTAGTACTGAAGACTTTTGAGCTTAAT GGCTACCAGATTCCCAAGGGTTGGAAAGTCATCTACAGCATCTGCGACACTCACGACGTGCTGGACACACTTATTAATAAGGAGGAGTTTCAGCCAGAGAGGTTTATGGACAAGTCACCAGATGACTCCTCCCGGTTCGGTTACATCCCCTTTGGGGGTGGTGCGAGGACATGTGTGGGTAAAGAGTTTGCTAAAGTTTTACTTAAGGTGTTCCTGGTCGAGGTGGTCACCAGATGCGACTGGACTTTGTTGAATGGACCACCGACAATGAAAACAGGCCCAACCGTTTATCCAGTGGACAATCTGCCCACAAAATTCACCAAATGTATCCAGACCTACTGA